One stretch of Juglans microcarpa x Juglans regia isolate MS1-56 chromosome 3D, Jm3101_v1.0, whole genome shotgun sequence DNA includes these proteins:
- the LOC121254402 gene encoding putative F-box protein At1g67623, with protein MDLLMKAKKTTDHHQCKLLRGSTSIKSLPDELLTEVLAEVGSASFTDLYNAKLSCKDFLKLSEEDQIFQRVSLDKFSAIPCSANPKILSFLERCKECRNPESLYRQGMLDYFQQGMTESGLEYLKRAAEKGHMEATYVYSIILLCLGDDGDRESKLQGMKILSSLKAKSGRQRMKECRKRTKSMMWICMWSPKKNIMVRRQQSCLSKEPCKIQKITNGWLSTDEEVDEYDDVLCEGCRCNREITWFCNGQFGTEYYSF; from the coding sequence ATGGATTTGCTGATGAAGGCGAAGAAGACAACAGATCATCATCAATGCAAGCTGCTTCGGGGTTCGACCTCCATCAAATCTCTTCCTGATGAATTGCTGACGGAAGTTCTTGCAGAGGTCGGCTCGGCTTCTTTCACCGATCTATACAACGCAAAACTGAGTTGCAAAGATTTTCTCAAACTATCGGAGGAAGATCAAATATTTCAACGCGTATCCTTGGATAAATTTTCTGCGATTCCATGCAGTGCAAACCCCAAAATCTTGTCATTCTTGGAACGCTGCAAAGAATGTAGAAACCCCGAGTCGTTGTATAGACAAGGAATGCTCGATTATTTCCAGCAAGGAATGACAGAATCGGGGTTGGAGTATTTGAAAAGAGCGGCAGAGAAAGGACACATGGAGGCAACGTACGTTTACAGTATTATCCTCCTATGTTTGGGAGATGATGGTGATCGTGAATCAAAGCTGCAAGGGATGAAGATTTTGTCTTCTTTGAAGGCTAAATCGGGACGCCAGAGAATGAAAGAATGCCGAAAGAGAACGAAGAGTATGATGTGGATATGCATGTGGTCGCCAAAAAAGAACATCATGGTTAGAAGACAACAATCGTGTCTGAGTAAGGAACCATGCAAGATACAAAAGATCACGAACGGATGGCTGTCAACGGACGAGGAGGTGGATGAATATGACGATGTACTTTGCGAAGGTTGCAGATGCAATCGTGAAATAACTTGGTTCTGTAATGGCCAGTTTGGAACAGAGTATTATTCTTTCTAG